TGGTTTTTATAAATAAAAATGGCTCAATGTGCCATTAACTTAACATAATATAACTTATCGGAACCAACTAGTTAATGTTTTACTCTAAATAAATTGCAAACATTTGCAACATAACTTTTGTTTTTTTCAAGATTATTGTGGTATTTTTAGGTCGTAGAATGTAGAATTTGGAAATCTTTTGATAGGTTATTTTTTAACAGATGTTTTAAACAGACCAGCTTTTTAGTTTAAAATCTTCAGCTGAAGCCGGTAGGGTTACCGTGCCTCCAAGTGGCCAACTTTCAATAATTAAGCCATTTCTGTAAATTCTTATACAAAATTCAATTCTTTCTTGAGTTTTTTCTATTATTAGCTTATTTAGTGGTATTGCAAGCTCGATTATATTTTTTGCTGAAATTTCAGTTAATTTTTCATTTTTCTGTTGTTTTATGAGAGTAATTAGCTCAAAATTTTCTACATTTCCCCCACTTTTTAACTCAAAAAATGCTTTTGTAAAACTTGGTGATTTAAAATCTATTTCAAAGGAAACATTTTCATTTTCTTTTGCGCTGAGTTTGTACTTAGTGTCAATTCTAATATAAAGCTTTTCAAGATCAAAACCATAATAAAATGATCTAATTAAGGTTTCAACCTGATGCATTGAGCCGCCGGTATGGCCAACCTCGTAGTATCCAGCCGCCAACCACTCAAAATAGTTTGTAACGATACCATCAATTTTAGGTGTTATTAAATCAACGGGTTCAAGTGTTGGTTTTCTGCTTTGAGCACCTTTTATGGGTTTATGCAAGTAATCGGGTACGATTTGCCCAAGTTTTATATATACATCTATCAGATGCTCCCTAAATAAACGGTCAAATATTTCATCATTTTCTGAAGTGTGTTCATCGCCAAACCACCAGTTCCAATCTGAGCCTTCTGCGGCATAAATACTGCGCATAGCAGATTTATATTTTTCAGAGCTTGTGATTTGCGGGTTTAATTGTGCAACTTCTCCAAGGCATTTTCTTGCATCATATAGATACTGCCATGCTGTGTTATCTTCGTTGTGGCCTATCCAAACACCAAAGTTGCCCCTTATCCATGAGCCGGCAAAAAGCTTTGGAAGAATATCTTTATTTTTCTTGTTTTGCAGGTATTTGCCAATTGTGACTGTTTCAACTTCTGGGTCTGTGCTGATGGCAGAATAAAGTTTTCGTAAAAAGTCCCAGCCATCGTTTGCGTAATATTCCCAGCAGTTTTCTCCATCTAATATTACGGCAACAAAAGGTTCTTCATTATCTGGAGTTGAGTTTTTTATGGAGTGCAGTTTTGTCATAAAGTCGTTTACTGCGCTTTCCGCATTCCATTTTGAGTATACAAAACCAATTGCGTCTGAAAGCGAGCGGTCTCTGAAAATTATGTCAACTTCGGAGTTGGCAATTTTTACTTTGTATGGTTTGTATAATAATTTATTTTTTTCTGTGTGCTGTTGGCTGAGTGTTTTATAAAGTATTTCTTCGTCGGTAGCTATCCAATGTACGCCAGAGTTTGCAAACAAAGGAACCACTTCTTCGCTAACTGATCCTTCGGCAGGCCACATACCAAGTGGTTTTTTGCCAAAGTGTTTTTCATAAATATCTATTGCAAGTGTAATTTGATTTTGTGCGTCATCTTTTTGACTAAAGCGTTTGACAGGAAGAGTAATGTCCAGTGTTGCTATGCGTGCGCTGTTTGTGTCGCATAATAATGGCAATATTGGGTGGAAATATGGAGTTATTGAAACCTCTATTTGCCCCCTATCTTGTACTTCCTTATATTTGCCGATGATTTTCGCGCAAATTTCGTTTTGCTTTTTTACAAGCGCGCTTTTTTCTTCTTCGGTAAAATCTCTCCCTTTTTCGTAAAGTGTTTTTATTAGTTCATCGTTATTTTTCCAGTATGGATCCATCCATGATAGGTTAAACCAAACCTGAAGATCTCTAAATTCGGCAGATGAAAAATATGCCTGAACTCTTTTTAGTGTTTCTTTTGAGGTGTTTTTCCCGCGTTTTTCAAGCAACTCTTTATAGCGTTTATTTGGCAAAACCATTGTTTCCCAGTTTGCCATAAAAAAATTATACAGAAGAAATACCTTATCGTCTTTGCTTAGCTCTGTGGCTGGTTTTAATGTTATGTCAGTAAATAGGTCTTTGGCTGTTCCAGAAGCATATTCTTCTATTTGTTCAATTAAAGACGGTACAAGGTTGAATGTGGCTTTTATTTTTGGGAATTCATCTAAAATTGCCACAGTGTCAAAGTAATCTTTTGTAGCGTGCAATTTTACCCATGGAAGTTCGTAAATACCTGTACTAGGATTTTTGTATAAAGGTTGATGGTGATGCCACAAAAAAGCAAGCTTGATTTTTTTCATTAAAATACTATGGTTAAAATTTTGCAATTACTTCTAGTTGGTAGCGGTTTGCAGGCGCAGATAGCGGCCAAAGTGCTTCAAACACTGGTGGCGTATATCTGGCATATGAGAGAGCAAACTGGCAATATTTCGAATACTCGTAGCGCATGCTTAAATCCATTTCAACGCCTAATGTGTAGTTAGCGTTAAATAAGCGTTCAAAGCCAGAGGCCTCTGGAGCACCTTTTGGACCCTGTGATGCAGAGTATAAATAGTAATAAACACCAAAGGTTAAAGCATAGACTGGTGAAAAATCAGTTCCTAAACTTAAGGTGTTTATACCGGAAAATGATGCAGGTATTGTGTAAAAACCATCAAAGGCAGTTGCCCCAAAAAGTTGGCCATAACCCTTTCTTTCAAGACCGTCATAGCGTGCTGTAAAATCTGGTGTAAAGGCTTTATCTGTGCTTGAAAGTGAGTTTGTATCATCGTTCCCTGTGGCATAAGAAAAAAGTGCTTTTGCGCTAACTTTGCCAAGTTTTGTTTTCTCTCCAATAAGTTCTCCTCTGATAACATAGCCAAGTGCGTCTAGGTCTGTTTTTGTGCCATCAGCTTTTGTTATGTAGCCACTTTGTTTTGCAAGTTCAAACTGATAGTTTGATAGTTTTTCTTTTTTGCCTATACGAAAATCTATAAAATTTTTAATAATCTCGGTTGTTGATGTTGCAAGCAACCCTCGTTTATAATTGCTTCCGGAAAAATCGCGTTCTTCAAAGTAACCTAACTCCCAAAGATGTTCTCTCCATAAAGTGTTAATGTTTAAGCCCAAAAGATCGCAATCGCTATCAGGTTTTAAATTATCGCTAACTTTTGCAGTAAAAAGTGTTCCATCCCACTTTAGCGGTGCTAAAAAATGTCCATCGACTCTAAGAGCGGTAAAGCCTCTATCATCATCAGAAATTATTAGTCCATCGCCAAAAACAAGGTGTTGCTTGCCGATTGTTAAATCTAATGGAAGTTCGTTAAAGTTTTTAATTTTTAAGTAAACAGTTTCTACATACGGTGTAAAATCGGTTTTTTGGTAGGGTACTGCAAAAACAGTTTTTGTGCCGCCACCGGCAACGCCAATTGCGCAAAACTCAGAACCAATTTCTACATTGCCGGGAAGGGTTGCACCAATTAAAATTTTTAGGCGAGAGCTGTAATAACTTAATGGCACCGAAGAGGCAGTTTGATCAAAATGTGTTTCAGAGTAACTAACACCGCGCAGGCGATACTCAGTGTCAATATTTAGTGTTGTGGCGACGGCGAGTTTTGCACAAAATAAAAAAACAATGATGAAAAAAAGTGATATTGAAAAAATATTTATTTTTTTCATTGCTTTTGCTCCACAACTTTTTGATCAGGAACTGTGCCGCTAATTGTTACAAGGCGTTGTTGCGCTTTTGCAGACCAATTTGTTGCCGGAAATTGCATGGTTATTTTTTCATAAGTTGTTTTTGCTTCTTTGGGCATATCCGCAATTTCATAAAGCATAGCAAGGTCTTGCAGCATTGAAGGTACAAGGTAACTGTTTGGAAATTTTTTTAAGAAATCATTGTAATTATATATAGCTTCTTTATATTTGCCGGCATTTTCCTGCACTTTAATAAGCAATGGAAAAGCAAATTGTTCAAGTTCTTTTGGTTTTGGTGAAACCAAAAGTTTTATAAGAATATCTTCTGCATCTTTATAATTTCCGGTATCTGATAGGTGTTGAGCTTTTATAATGCTTGCCCTAAAACTTGCAGCTGTGTTTGCATAAGAAGTAATTATCTCATCTAGAATTTTAACCCCATCTTCTGGTTTATCGCTATAAAGCATGCTTTGAGCAACGCTAAGGCGTTCTTCTGAGCGCAATGTTAGAGTTGTGTTTCTGTAGTAAAAGGCAATTATAAGTAAAATTGAGCCTACAACTATACCGCAAATTAAATAAAAAGTTGAAAGATTCTTTTTTATCCAAACTGCAGAGTTTAATGCTAAGGCAGTTATGTCTTTGTGATTGTTTTGCGACGAATTCATTTTTTGTCTCCTATAAGAGATTTGGCATTTTCTTGCATTTCTCTATATGTGTTTTGGTTAAGACCGCTTGCGTTTAGAGTATTTATTATAATTTCCTTTGTAAGCAGATCGGTAAAGTGGTGTGTGTCTGAATTTAACACAAGTTTCGCGCCAGCTTTTATTGCTGTATTTGCAACATGGGCATTTGTTGTGTTATGCCCATTACGGGTTGTAATTTCTAGATAAACGCCAAGTTTAGCGGCAAGGGATGCCTCTTCTTCAGATATATATCCAGGATGAGCAATTATATCTGCTTTGGCAATAATGCCCGATAGGTTTGTACCTTCTGGTACCATTTCCGCTGGTGTTTGCCCGTGTATAACAACAATTTTTGCCCCTAGTTTACGGCAAAGTGCTACGGCATTTTTTATTTTTTCAGGTGGCACATATGTTATTTCTATACCCGTAATGACTTTTATATTGTAATACTTTGAAAGGTCTGATGAGGCCTTTTTCATTCTGGTAATTATAAAGTCAAAGTTTGTAAAATCGCCATGATCTGTTAATGTAATAGCACTGTACCCCGCAAGCTTTGCTCGGTAAACGAGCTCAGAAGGAGTAAGTGTGCCATCAGAAAAAAATGTATGTGTGTGTAAGTCAATCATAAATTTCAACCTCGCATTTTGCGATAGGTTTTAAACGCCCTCGGGCGGACTTGAACCACCAACCTTCTCCTTAGGACGGAGCGACTCTATCCAGTTGAGTTACGAGGGCAAAAGCATAAGTTTATAAACTATGCGACTCTACTAATTAGTATTTAATGAGTGAAACTACTTTGTTACCTTTAAGCTTTTCTCTGCCATTTAAAAATGTTAATTCAATTAAAAAGCCAATGCCAACAATTTTTGCTTTTAACTTTTCTACAAGTTCTATAGTTGCAGATACCGTGCCACCTGTGGCAAGCAAATCATCAATTATAACTACCCGATCGCCTGGTTCTAAAGCGTCTGTGTGCATTTCAAGTGTAGCTTTCCCATATTCAAGGCAGTAAGATGCCGCTATTGTTTTGTATGGAAGTTTGCCTTTTTTTCTTATAGGAACAATGCCAGTTTTTAGTTTGTAAGCAAGTGGTGCACCAAAAATAAAGCCACGCGATTCAATAACAACTACTTTGTCAATTTTTAATTTTTTAAATGCCTGCTCAAATTTATAAACAGCATTTGCAAAAAGAACAGGGTCAGCCAAAAGCCGGGTAATATCTTTGAATATTATACCTTTTCTGGGGAAGTTAGGAATATTTCTTATTGAATTTTTAAGTTTAAGATTTGTCCTATCCATGTTATTTACCTTCTCCTTTTAAAAATTTTGACGGATAATTGTTCCCCTAAGGCGTTCAAGAGCTTTTTTATTGCCTTTTACGGCTTTTTGCCACAGGGCAGAAAGTGTGTTTTTAGGAATATTTTCGGACAGTTTTTTTATTTCGTTAAAATATATTTTAATAGGGTCAAAGCGTTCCATTTTTAGGGCTCAATCTCAAAGTATGCGAACGAATATTTATTTATTAAAATTTTATTTATTGATATATTTTCTATTTTTGCTATACCATTGCCTTTTTTAAATTTCTCACAAAAAATATCAAGTATTTCTTTTGTACCTTCGGCTATAATTTTAAGTGACCCGTCTGGTTGGTTATTAACCCAGCCAACTAATCCATGAGTGTCTGCAAGGTTTTTAACAAAATAGCGCATACCAACGCCTTGCACAACACCAAAAACAATAAACTCGTATCTGTATATTTTATCCATTAAAGCCAGTAACGGTAATACCAAACATAAAATTGTCAAGCAAAATATTTTTTGGCTTTGTAATATCAATCATAAAAAAATCAAGCTTCATCTCAGGGGCAGCTAAAAAACGCCAGCCAAAACTATAGTTGTCATTTATTGGGTTGTAGTCAAAAATAAATTGTTCCATCAATTGGCTTAAAGTAACACTCCAAAAGCACTCAAGCTTATTTTCCCAAAGCATACCGCCTTCAACATTTAAATCAAAAAAATCAGGTAAATATTTGCCAAATATTGCATAAAATGTTCCACGCCTTTGTGCAAGCGTTATGCTTAAAGGGTACAGATTTTCTTTAATTGCGCGGTATTTTGATTGGATGGAGAATTCATCTACTTTGCGTGTAAGGTTTTCTGAATCAAAAGAAGATAGTGGTGTTACATTACGCAAATCGAAACTTATACCAGCTTCAAAGTCCTTCAAAAAACCGTAGTCAATTCCGGGTGCAAAGCGGTGCAAGCCAAAACTCCATTCATTTTTATCCAATGTATAAACAGATGGCGTTTGTATATTGCCCGAATGTCCTGTTAAATTTTGCGCGGTGTTAAAGTACTGGTAGTTTTCATACGCACTTGCCAAAGAACTTAAAAACAGCAGCAAAACAGAAAAAACAATTATTTTTATCATTGTATATGAATCGGGGCGACTGGATTTGAACCAGCGACCTCACGGTCCCGAACCGTGCGTTCTAGCCAGCTGAACTACGCCCCGCCGTCGTAAAACTTAGTGTATTCTAACAAATTGAATGTTTTAAAAGCAATTTTAAAGATATTTAAGAAAAGTGTTTTTTTCGTCAACAATCACATTTTTTGCCTGTGGCGTATTATCTGCAAGCTCAAAGCCCATAATTATTATTTTTTCCCCTGTCTTAATAAGGTGTGCCGCGGCACCATTCATACAAATTACACCAGAATTGCGTAGGCCTGTCATAACATAGGTTTCTAGCCTTGCACCAGATGTAATGCTTGAAACAAGCACTTTTTCACCTTTCAAAAGCCCCGCTTTTTCAATTAACTCTTCATCTATTGTAATACTGCCTGTATAGTTAATGTTAGCTTCTGTGACCGTTGCTCTGTGAATTTTTGACCTTAAAAACCATCTCATAGTTTCCCTCGAGTTTTATTTTACAGCAATAGAATCGGGGCGGCCGGACTTGAACCGGCGACCTCTCCCACCCCAAGGGAGTGCGCTAGCCAACTACGCTACGCCCCGATAGTTAACCGTTTTATACTGGGGTAATAAATTTATTGCTGCTTTAAAATTTTTACTATTGCTTCAATATCTGACCGTATTTCTCTGATTGCTTGTGGGTTAATAAATGTCCCAATGCCAAGGTTTAGCTGGTTTTCATTTGTGTTATCTTTTTTACGCCTGTCAACGGCAAGTGTTTTTCTTGCTCCTGCAATAGTGAACTTTTTAGTGTATAAGAGTTCTTTTATACTAAATAGCAATTCAATATCTTTTTTTGTGTACTTTCTTTGACCAGAGATTCTCCTTTGAGGGTGAAGTGTTTTAAACTCACTTTCCCAATAACGCAATACATAGGGCTTTATTTGCAGTAATTGGCTAACCTCACCTATGGAAAAAAATTCTTTTTCAGGAAGTGCTGGTATTTCACTCATAGTTGTAATCCTTAAAGTAAGACTTAAACATTAAACCAAAAAAATAAATACAAATCAAAAAAATTTATAATTTTTAATAATATCATGTTACAAAAAGCAATTGAGCAAAACTATTTAAAAAAATCTTTTGCAATTTTAAAACGAATCTTTTTGCGTGGAGTTATTTGCAACCTTTGGCCTGTTTTTGGATTTCTGCCACCTTTTGGTTTTGTTGTAAAAGCTCTGAAACTGCCAAAGCCGGATATTACAACTTTTTCGTCGTTTGTAATGGCTTTTTTCATATTGGAGAAGATATTTTCAAGCGCGTCTTTTGCCTCTTTTTTTGTGCTTAACACTTTTTGCAAGTTGTCGATTAAATTTAGTTTGTTCATTCTTTACTCCATATGGTTTAAATATTTAACTAATTACATCATCAGAAATTTTCGTAAATTAGTTCCTCAGGTTTTGCCTGCCGAAGCATTAGTTCTTGTAAAGCATCTTTTGGGGGCTTGTTGTTATAGAGCACTGAGTAAATTTGTTTTGTTATTGGTAAATCGAGGCCGAACTTTTCTGCAAGATCAAATGCGCTTTTTGTGGTTTTTACCCCTTCTGCAATCATAAGTACACCTTTTTCCGCAGCAGAGAGTGTTTGCCCCCGCCCAAGTTTTTCACCCAAAGTGCGGTTTCTGGAGTACTTAGAAAAACATGTAACCATTAAATCACCAAGCCCAGCAAGGCCTAAATATGTTGAAGTATCTCCACCCATCTTAACACCAAGTTTGATCATTTCACGCAAGGCACGGGTAATTAGTGCCGCTTTTGTATTATCGCCTAAAGCAAGCCCGTCGCACATGCCGGCAGCTATTGCGTAAATGTTTTTTAGAGCGCCTGCGGTTTGCACACCAGTTATGTCGCTCTGTGTATAAATTCTAAAGAAATCTGTCATAAACAGCTCTTGTACTTTTATAGCTGCAAGGATATCTTTGCTTGCGCTAACGGCTGCTGTTGGAATTTTTATAGATACTTCTTCGGCATGTGTTGGACCTGAAATGGCAACAATTTGTTCGTTATTTTTTTCCCCAAGTTCATCTAAAATTATTTCTGTCATTAAGCTTAAAGTTGAATTTTCTATTCCTTTTACTGCAGATATAAGTGTTGTGTTAGTAAGGTTTGCATTTGAGCGCTTAAGGGTTTTGGCAACACTTCTGAGTGTGTGAGATGGCACAACAAATAACAAGAAGTCGGCAGAGTTTGCCGCAGTAAAAATATCGCTTGTGACAAAAATTTCTTTTGATAATGTTGCTTGCGGGAAAAAGGAAAGTTTTCTGCTTTGAGATAATTTTGACGCGTTTATAGGATCAAACTCCCAAAGCGTAACATTGTTGCCTTTTTGCGCTAGAAGGTTGGCAAGAGTTATTCCCCAAGATCCTGCCCCAAGTACACCCACAGTAGTCATAGTTTTTCCTTTTTAAATATTTTAAGCTTATTTTCTTTGCCGGCAAGTAGCCGCTTTATGTTTGGGATGTGTTTTATTAGAACTGTAATAGAAATTAGCAATGAAAAAATAAAAATTAGTTTGCTACTTTTTGTTATTAGTACAAATATCGGCAGGCAAAAAGCTGCAAGAATTGAAGCAAGCGATATATAGCCAAATATAGTAAATACCACAATGAAAACACCAAGCGCAAAGAGCACTGATAGTGGCATTAGTGCTAAAAAAACACCGGCGGCAGTTGCTACACCTTTGCCACCTTTAAAACCTAAAAAGACCGTCCACATGTGCCCTATTATCGCACATAAGCCAGCAATCACCGCAGTGCTTTGGTTGCCCCAGATGGATGCCGCAACAAAGACAGGTAAAAAGCCCTTAGCACTATCAAGTAATAAAGTTATCACACCGGCAATTGGCCCTGCAACTCTAAAAACATTTGTAGCTCCTGGGTTTGCCGATCCGTATTTGCGTATATTAAGCCCAGTAAACAACTTTGTGATTATAAAGCCAAAAGGTATGGCACCGCAAAGATAAGAGAAAATAATAATAAGTAGCAGTTTCATTTTCGATTATTCCTAACACGGTTGTCTCTAAAATCTAAAGATATTGGAGAACCGACAAAACCAAAATGTTCTCTCAGAGAGTTTTCTATATAGCGTTTGTATGAAAAATGAAGAATTTCTAAATCGTTAAATATGTAAGTAAATTTTGGCGGTTTAGTTCCTGTTTGCATTACTTCTTGAATTCTAAGTACTTTGCCAAAGCGCGAGTATGGTTTGCGTGATTCAGCTTGAAGCGACACTTCTTTTAGTTCTTCTTGAGGAACCGTTTTTGAATATTGAGTGTAAATTTCGGAAACCTCATCTAATATTCTTTCTGTGCGCAAACCGGTTTTAGCAGAAATATAAATAATTTTTGTCCAAGATATAAACTTCATTTTTTGTTCAAGGTCTCTTAGGAGTTTTTTTGCTTCTTCCTCTCTTTCTTCAATTAAGTCCCACTTATTTATTGCCACAAGGCACGCACATCGGCTTTCTAAAATAAGTTCCGCTATTTTTGTATCGGTATCGCCTATTCCTTGATCGCCATCAATTAACAACACAGCTACATCGGCTGATTCCAATGCTTTTCTTGCGCTTAGTGCGGATAAATAATCTAAGTCGTTTTTGTAAATTCTACTTTTATGTAGTCCCGGGGTGTCTATTAAAATGAAGTCCTGATTATTTCTTTGCAACCTAGCGTCTATAGCTTCACGGGTAGTGCCAGGTGTTGAGCTAACTATGCTTCTGTAATTTTTGCAAAGAGCATTTACAAGTGATGATTTACCTGAGTTTGGTTTTCCAACAAGTGCGATTTTTATGCAGTTGTGCTCAAGCGGGGCGTTTGGCGAGTTTTCATCTAATAGTCCACAGGCACGGTCTAAGAGTTCTGCAATGTTTAGCCCGTGAGTAGAAGAAATTCCAACCATATTCTTTATGCCGAGTTTTGTGAAGTCAAAAAGTTTTAATTCATCTTTTTCCGTGTCAATTTTATTTACGGCTAAAACTGTTTTTATGTTTTTTTTACGCAATGTTTTAAGTAGCCCTAGGTCTAATGGCATTATCCCAGTTTGGGAGTCAACAACAAAAATAGCGACTTGCGAACTTGATAGGGCCACATTCATTTGTTTTTCTATTTCTTTAGAAAATTCTGATGTTTCATCGCCCCATCCACCTGTATCAACAATGGAGTAGCTTTTAGCACCCCAAAAAAAAGTTGAACAGTTTGTGTCTCTAGTAGTTCCGGGAAGATGGTGCACCAATGCCTTTCTTTGCCCGATTATGCGGTTAAAGAGTGTTGATTTGCCAACATTTGGTCTGCCAATAATTGCAATTTGCATAGTTAATTTTGCTTTCCAAGTTTTTTTGAACCGGCGATAAGATAATCAACACAAGATATTGCAGTTATTATTACCATTGAAGTTGTTAAAGCCTGCATAAGCTGTGCTGGAAGTTTAAACAGTAAAAACAAAATTGTAAGCATTTGTATTATAGTTGTAAGTTTGCCTAAAAAGCGCGGAGTAATTTCTTTTGAGTTTGTTAGAAAATAAATGAGCATCCAGCCAAGCACAATAATTAGATCACGGCTTAAGATTACAACAAAAATCCACAATGGAATTATTTTTAAATAAACAAGCGTAATAAAAGAAGAAAGCATTAGCAGTTTATCGGCCAGTG
The sequence above is a segment of the Endomicrobiales bacterium genome. Coding sequences within it:
- a CDS encoding glycoside hydrolase family 57 protein, which gives rise to MKKIKLAFLWHHHQPLYKNPSTGIYELPWVKLHATKDYFDTVAILDEFPKIKATFNLVPSLIEQIEEYASGTAKDLFTDITLKPATELSKDDKVFLLYNFFMANWETMVLPNKRYKELLEKRGKNTSKETLKRVQAYFSSAEFRDLQVWFNLSWMDPYWKNNDELIKTLYEKGRDFTEEEKSALVKKQNEICAKIIGKYKEVQDRGQIEVSITPYFHPILPLLCDTNSARIATLDITLPVKRFSQKDDAQNQITLAIDIYEKHFGKKPLGMWPAEGSVSEEVVPLFANSGVHWIATDEEILYKTLSQQHTEKNKLLYKPYKVKIANSEVDIIFRDRSLSDAIGFVYSKWNAESAVNDFMTKLHSIKNSTPDNEEPFVAVILDGENCWEYYANDGWDFLRKLYSAISTDPEVETVTIGKYLQNKKNKDILPKLFAGSWIRGNFGVWIGHNEDNTAWQYLYDARKCLGEVAQLNPQITSSEKYKSAMRSIYAAEGSDWNWWFGDEHTSENDEIFDRLFREHLIDVYIKLGQIVPDYLHKPIKGAQSRKPTLEPVDLITPKIDGIVTNYFEWLAAGYYEVGHTGGSMHQVETLIRSFYYGFDLEKLYIRIDTKYKLSAKENENVSFEIDFKSPSFTKAFFELKSGGNVENFELITLIKQQKNEKLTEISAKNIIELAIPLNKLIIEKTQERIEFCIRIYRNGLIIESWPLGGTVTLPASAEDFKLKSWSV
- a CDS encoding alginate export family protein; amino-acid sequence: MKKINIFSISLFFIIVFLFCAKLAVATTLNIDTEYRLRGVSYSETHFDQTASSVPLSYYSSRLKILIGATLPGNVEIGSEFCAIGVAGGGTKTVFAVPYQKTDFTPYVETVYLKIKNFNELPLDLTIGKQHLVFGDGLIISDDDRGFTALRVDGHFLAPLKWDGTLFTAKVSDNLKPDSDCDLLGLNINTLWREHLWELGYFEERDFSGSNYKRGLLATSTTEIIKNFIDFRIGKKEKLSNYQFELAKQSGYITKADGTKTDLDALGYVIRGELIGEKTKLGKVSAKALFSYATGNDDTNSLSSTDKAFTPDFTARYDGLERKGYGQLFGATAFDGFYTIPASFSGINTLSLGTDFSPVYALTFGVYYYLYSASQGPKGAPEASGFERLFNANYTLGVEMDLSMRYEYSKYCQFALSYARYTPPVFEALWPLSAPANRYQLEVIAKF
- a CDS encoding tetratricopeptide repeat protein yields the protein MNSSQNNHKDITALALNSAVWIKKNLSTFYLICGIVVGSILLIIAFYYRNTTLTLRSEERLSVAQSMLYSDKPEDGVKILDEIITSYANTAASFRASIIKAQHLSDTGNYKDAEDILIKLLVSPKPKELEQFAFPLLIKVQENAGKYKEAIYNYNDFLKKFPNSYLVPSMLQDLAMLYEIADMPKEAKTTYEKITMQFPATNWSAKAQQRLVTISGTVPDQKVVEQKQ
- a CDS encoding histidinol phosphate phosphatase domain-containing protein, which encodes MIDLHTHTFFSDGTLTPSELVYRAKLAGYSAITLTDHGDFTNFDFIITRMKKASSDLSKYYNIKVITGIEITYVPPEKIKNAVALCRKLGAKIVVIHGQTPAEMVPEGTNLSGIIAKADIIAHPGYISEEEASLAAKLGVYLEITTRNGHNTTNAHVANTAIKAGAKLVLNSDTHHFTDLLTKEIIINTLNASGLNQNTYREMQENAKSLIGDKK
- a CDS encoding adenine phosphoribosyltransferase, coding for MDRTNLKLKNSIRNIPNFPRKGIIFKDITRLLADPVLFANAVYKFEQAFKKLKIDKVVVIESRGFIFGAPLAYKLKTGIVPIRKKGKLPYKTIAASYCLEYGKATLEMHTDALEPGDRVVIIDDLLATGGTVSATIELVEKLKAKIVGIGFLIELTFLNGREKLKGNKVVSLIKY
- a CDS encoding acylphosphatase translates to MDKIYRYEFIVFGVVQGVGMRYFVKNLADTHGLVGWVNNQPDGSLKIIAEGTKEILDIFCEKFKKGNGIAKIENISINKILINKYSFAYFEIEP
- a CDS encoding aspartate 1-decarboxylase translates to MRWFLRSKIHRATVTEANINYTGSITIDEELIEKAGLLKGEKVLVSSITSGARLETYVMTGLRNSGVICMNGAAAHLIKTGEKIIIMGFELADNTPQAKNVIVDEKNTFLKYL
- a CDS encoding MerR family transcriptional regulator — its product is MSEIPALPEKEFFSIGEVSQLLQIKPYVLRYWESEFKTLHPQRRISGQRKYTKKDIELLFSIKELLYTKKFTIAGARKTLAVDRRKKDNTNENQLNLGIGTFINPQAIREIRSDIEAIVKILKQQ
- a CDS encoding HU family DNA-binding protein encodes the protein MNKLNLIDNLQKVLSTKKEAKDALENIFSNMKKAITNDEKVVISGFGSFRAFTTKPKGGRNPKTGQRLQITPRKKIRFKIAKDFFK
- a CDS encoding NAD(P)-dependent glycerol-3-phosphate dehydrogenase: MTTVGVLGAGSWGITLANLLAQKGNNVTLWEFDPINASKLSQSRKLSFFPQATLSKEIFVTSDIFTAANSADFLLFVVPSHTLRSVAKTLKRSNANLTNTTLISAVKGIENSTLSLMTEIILDELGEKNNEQIVAISGPTHAEEVSIKIPTAAVSASKDILAAIKVQELFMTDFFRIYTQSDITGVQTAGALKNIYAIAAGMCDGLALGDNTKAALITRALREMIKLGVKMGGDTSTYLGLAGLGDLMVTCFSKYSRNRTLGEKLGRGQTLSAAEKGVLMIAEGVKTTKSAFDLAEKFGLDLPITKQIYSVLYNNKPPKDALQELMLRQAKPEELIYENF
- the plsY gene encoding glycerol-3-phosphate 1-O-acyltransferase PlsY, with product MKLLLIIIFSYLCGAIPFGFIITKLFTGLNIRKYGSANPGATNVFRVAGPIAGVITLLLDSAKGFLPVFVAASIWGNQSTAVIAGLCAIIGHMWTVFLGFKGGKGVATAAGVFLALMPLSVLFALGVFIVVFTIFGYISLASILAAFCLPIFVLITKSSKLIFIFSLLISITVLIKHIPNIKRLLAGKENKLKIFKKEKL
- the der gene encoding ribosome biogenesis GTPase Der, which codes for MQIAIIGRPNVGKSTLFNRIIGQRKALVHHLPGTTRDTNCSTFFWGAKSYSIVDTGGWGDETSEFSKEIEKQMNVALSSSQVAIFVVDSQTGIMPLDLGLLKTLRKKNIKTVLAVNKIDTEKDELKLFDFTKLGIKNMVGISSTHGLNIAELLDRACGLLDENSPNAPLEHNCIKIALVGKPNSGKSSLVNALCKNYRSIVSSTPGTTREAIDARLQRNNQDFILIDTPGLHKSRIYKNDLDYLSALSARKALESADVAVLLIDGDQGIGDTDTKIAELILESRCACLVAINKWDLIEEREEEAKKLLRDLEQKMKFISWTKIIYISAKTGLRTERILDEVSEIYTQYSKTVPQEELKEVSLQAESRKPYSRFGKVLRIQEVMQTGTKPPKFTYIFNDLEILHFSYKRYIENSLREHFGFVGSPISLDFRDNRVRNNRK
- the pgsA gene encoding CDP-diacylglycerol--glycerol-3-phosphate 3-phosphatidyltransferase is translated as MMTLANKITIVRIALIPVFIVTLLQGIHPVPAIIFSLTIVTDALDGFVARWKKQKTQLGSFLDPLADKLLMLSSFITLVYLKIIPLWIFVVILSRDLIIVLGWMLIYFLTNSKEITPRFLGKLTTIIQMLTILFLLFKLPAQLMQALTTSMVIITAISCVDYLIAGSKKLGKQN